A genome region from bacterium includes the following:
- a CDS encoding Zn-dependent alcohol dehydrogenase, whose product MKAAVLRAYNTPLEIEDVQLADPGPHEVRVRTSACGVCHSDLHCLEGTLPVPPPMVLGHEPAGIVEAVGPEVTYVAPGDHVIGCLSAFCGTCEYCLRGEPNLCGGDATSRAPDAAPRISKGDETIHQFAHLSAFAEEMLVHENALVKIKEEMPLEQAALIGCGVTTGLGAAINTANIRPGQTAVVIGCGGVGLAAIQGCHIAGAGRVIAVDTVPWKLELAQKLGASEGINAKETDAVAAVLEATGGGVDYSFECIGTPGTCQQAAMMIRKGGTCVLVGVVPIGVGVEFQPLDLVLQGKSIVGSMMGSNRFRIDMPRYVDFYLDGRLKLDEMISTRLSLEEVNTSFDKMKAGEIARSVISFE is encoded by the coding sequence ATGAAGGCCGCCGTCCTCCGTGCCTACAACACCCCCCTCGAGATCGAGGACGTCCAACTGGCCGACCCGGGCCCTCACGAGGTCCGCGTTCGCACCTCGGCCTGCGGTGTGTGTCATAGCGATCTCCACTGCCTCGAGGGTACACTTCCCGTTCCGCCGCCGATGGTGCTGGGCCATGAGCCCGCCGGAATCGTCGAAGCGGTCGGCCCGGAGGTCACTTACGTAGCGCCGGGCGATCACGTCATCGGTTGCTTGTCAGCGTTCTGTGGCACCTGCGAGTATTGCTTGCGAGGCGAACCCAACCTGTGCGGAGGCGATGCGACAAGTCGCGCGCCGGACGCCGCGCCGCGCATCTCAAAGGGCGATGAGACCATTCATCAATTCGCCCACCTCTCGGCCTTTGCCGAAGAGATGCTCGTCCACGAGAACGCGCTCGTGAAGATCAAGGAGGAAATGCCCCTCGAGCAGGCCGCATTGATCGGTTGTGGTGTGACCACGGGCCTCGGCGCTGCGATCAACACGGCCAACATCCGCCCAGGCCAGACCGCCGTCGTGATCGGCTGCGGTGGCGTTGGCCTGGCGGCGATCCAGGGTTGCCACATCGCGGGGGCCGGCCGGGTGATTGCCGTCGATACCGTGCCCTGGAAGCTCGAACTGGCCCAGAAGCTCGGCGCCAGCGAAGGCATCAACGCGAAGGAGACCGACGCTGTCGCAGCGGTGCTCGAAGCGACCGGAGGTGGCGTCGACTACTCGTTCGAGTGCATCGGCACGCCCGGCACCTGCCAACAAGCCGCCATGATGATTCGCAAGGGGGGCACCTGCGTGTTGGTCGGCGTGGTGCCGATTGGCGTCGGCGTCGAATTCCAGCCCCTGGATCTGGTGCTCCAAGGCAAATCGATCGTCGGTTCGATGATGGGCTCCAATCGCTTCCGCATCGACATGCCGCGCTACGTCGATTTCTACCTGGACGGCCGCCTGAAGCTGGACGAAATGATCTCGACCCGACTCAGCCTCGAAGAGGTGAACACCTCCTTCGACAAGAT